CGCCATCCCGTCCCATTCCTTTGCACAAATTTGTCTAAGTTACATAATAGTGGAAATCAGCAGGTTTTTCCACTGTTTACGCCGGTTATCACGGAAATGAAACAATCGCTGTCAGTAACTGGCGTTTGTAGGTCAATTTTGTGCACCAAACTCAACTAATAACACAAAAAAGGCACCCGCTAAATGAATAGCGAGTGCCTTTAATTAAGTTCGATCATTTAAAGAAATAATCAGAATTCGATACGGATAACGCTTTTGTTCCGCAACGTATTTAAAAGCAAGCTTTCAGATACGCTTTGTCACAATTAGTCGTTGTTCTTACCGTTCTTCTTGATGATTTCTTCTTGGATGTTCTTAGGAACAGCTGCGTAGTGATCAAGCTTCATTTGGAAAGTACCACGGCCTTGTGTTGATGAACGCAATGTAGTTGCGTAACCAAACATTTCTGACAATGGAACTTGCGCGTGAAGCATAAGAGTCTTACCACGGGCTTCTTGACCTTCGATCAAACCACGACGAGCTGAAACGTGTCCCATAACATCACCTAAGTTGTCTTCAGGAACTACGATATCAACGGCCATGATTGGTTCGAGGATAACGGCACCAGCAGTCTTAGCTGCTTCGCGCAATGCAAGTGAAGCGGCGATCTTGAACGCTGCTTCAGATGAATCGACATCGTGGTATGAACCGTCGTACAACTTAGCCTTAACGTCAACCAATGGGTAGCCAGCCAAAGGACCAGCACTCATTGATTCGCGCAAACCTTGTTCAACAGAACCGATGTATTCACGAGGAACAACACCACCGACAACGGCATCTTCAAATTCAAAACCGGCACCAGTTTCGTTAGGAGTGAATTCAATCCAAACGTCACCATATTGACCCTTACCACCTGATTGACGCTTGAAGAAACCACGCGCTTGAACAGTCTTAGTGAAGGCTTCACGGTAGGCAACTTGAGGAGCACCAACAGTAGCTTCAACGTTGAATTCACGACGCATACGATCAACGATGATATCCAAGTGCAATTCACCCATACCGGCGATAAGAGTATCACCAGTTTCTGGGTTAGTAGTTGCACGGAATGAAGGATCTTCTTCAGCCAACTTTTGAAGTGCGTTAGACATCTTATCTTGGTCAGCCTTAGTCTTAGGTTCAACGGCCAATTCGATAACTGGTTCTGGGAATTCCATTGATTCAAGGATCAATGGACGATCAACAGCAGTCAATGAGTCCCCAGTAGTAGTGTCCTTCAAACCAATGGCAGCGGCGATATCACCAGAGAATACTTCTGGGATTTCAGTACGGTCAGTCGCGTGCATTTGGAGCAAACGACCAACACGTTCACGCTTGCCCTTAGTAGTGTTAAGGACATATGAACCAGCTTCAAGCGTACCAGTGTAGACACGCAAGAAAGTAAGACGACCAACGAATGGGTCAGTCATAACCTTAAATGCCAAAGCAGCAAATGGCTTGTCATCATCGGCAATCAAGTCAACTTCTTCATCAGTATCAGGATCAGTTGAGATGTATGGCTTAACATCAAGTGGTGATGGAAGGTAGTCAACAACGGCATCGAGCATCATTTGGACACCCTTATCCTTGTATGCTGAACCAGCGATAACTGGGAAGAATTCCAAGTTAAGAGTAGCCTTACGGATAGCAGCCTTCAATTCAGGGATAGAAATTTCTTCACCTTCAAGGTACTTTTCCATAATGCCTTCATCAACGTCAGCAATTGCTTCGATCAATTCAGCACGCTTTGCTTCAACGAGTTCCTTCATATCTTCAGGAACGTCGCGGGCTTCCCACTTTTCACCAAGTTCATCAACTGGGTATTCAGCCTTCATTTCGAGCAAGTCGATAACGGCTTCAAAGTCGTCTTCGGCACCAATTGGCCATTGAATAGCCTTGGCATTTGCTTCAAGACGTTCGCCCAATGAATCAACTGACATTTGGAAGTCAGCACCTAACTTGTCCATCTTGTTAACGAAAACAACACGAGGAACGTTGTAGGTAGTAGCTTGACGCCAAACAGTTTCAGTTTGTGGTTCAACACCGGCTGCACCATCAAGAACAGCTACCGCGCCATCAAGCACACGGAGTGAACGTTCAACTTCAATAGTGAAGTCAACGTGACCTGGAGTGTCAATGATGTTAACACGGTAAGGGTTCTTAGCAAATTGGTTGTGGAAACCGTGCCAAACAGCAGTAGTAGCGGCTGATTGGATAGTGATACCACGTTCCTTTTCTTGATCCATGAAGTCCATTTGTGATGCACCATCGTGGGTTTCACCAATCTTGTGGATCTTACCAGTGTAGTACAACACACGTTCAGTAGTAGTAGTCTTACCAGCATCGATGTGAGCCATGATACCGATGTTACGAGTGTGGTCTAGTGGGTATTCACGCTTGTTAGCCATGATTTAGTTTCTCCTCTAAAAAATTTCTTAGAAATAAATGACGATATATATGACAAAATTGACTATCGAAAATACGGTAGCCAATTTTAGTCATCTTACCAACGGTAGTGAGCGAAGGCACGGTTGGCTTCAGCCATCTTGTGCGTATCTTCACGCTTCTTAACAGATGCACCAGTGTTGTTGGCTGCATCCATGATTTCCTTAGCAAGACGTTCGTCCATGGTGTGTTCCCCACGCAAACGTGAGTAAGTAACTAACCAACGGAGACCCAAAGTAGTACGACGTTCTGGACGTACTTCGATAGGAACTTGGTAGTTAGAACCACCAACACGACGAGCCTTAACTTCAAGGACAGGCATGATGTTGTTCATTGCTTCTTCAAAAACTTCCAGTGGATCATTGCCAGTTGCGGCTTTGATTTGGTCGAAAGCTGAATAAAGAATAGTTGAAGCAGTTCCGCGCTTACCATCTAACATAAGACGGTTGATCAAGCGTGAAACAAGCTTTGAGTTATAAATTGGGTCGGGCATTACTTCGGCCCGTTTTGTGTAACCTTTACGTGGCATATTTTATTCCCTCCCTATTACTTCTTAGGCTTCTTAGTACCGTACTTAGAACGGCTTTGACGACGGCTATCAACACCTGCAGTATCAAGTGCACCACGGATGATGTGGTAACGAACCCCAGGCAAATCCTTAACACGACCACCACGGATCAATACAACAGAGTGTTCTTGCAAGTTGTGGCCTTCACCAGGAATGTAGGCAGTAACTTCAAACAAGTTAGAAAGACGAACACGCGCATACTTACGTAAGGCAGAGTTAGGCTTCTTAGGAGTCATAGTACCAACACGGGTTGCAACCCCACGTTTTTGTGGTGCTGGTGTGTTAGTTTGCGCCTTCTTTTGGCTGTTGTAGCCAAAGTTCAAGGCAGGTGAGCTAGATTTAGTTGTCCGGCTCTTACGTCCTGAACGAACCAATTGGTTAATTGTAGGCATCTAATAATGCTCCTTCCCATTTTTTGATATCTTTTTTAGTCCACACATCCAGGAGTGTCATTTTTTATGATAAAAAAATGTGCATCCGAGATGCATGTTTTGCTGATGGCCCTTTTCAAGGCACTCAGCACATCTGATATATACCAGACGAAACTGTCCTTTAAAAAGCACATCTGTTAATATAGCACCGTTTCAAGGCTTCGTCAACTGTTCTCCTACTTTTTTTAAATATTTATTGAATTAACTGAATTCTGCAAACTTTTTCGCACACAAATTAAAAATTCCACGGCTTAATCTCGTAGTTTATTAGTGATAACTAGTTTTTCGTCACGCGTCATTTACTTGACACCTAAATCCTATTATACGGAGGTTTTCGCATGTTTTACTTTATTCTGGGTATTATATTTGCTTCGTTTACCGCCTGTCTGTCAGAGCGCTTAATCTACAACCAATCCCTCAGCGGCAGGTCACAATGTTCGACGTGCCAACATCCTTTGCAATGGTATGAGTTAATCCCGCTTCTAAGCTTCATTTACCAGCGCGGACGGTGTCGGCAATGTCTAACGCGGATTCCTGCTTACTTATTCGTCTGCGAGCTTATAGGCGGTCTCTTGGCGGTTCATATCAATCAACCCCTTGGCTTGCTAATCGCCTTTCTCTTACTCGGTCTGAGTCTTCAGGACTTTCTAACGCAAACTATTACACCGATTTTTGCGTGGATTGTCGTAACCATTTTATTACCACTTCAGTTATTGCAACAACCAGACTTCATCAAGTTAGCTGGCGCCTTACTTCTCTTAGCAATTGGCTTCATCCTTGTTAAACAAAATTTACTTGGTAGTGGCGATATTCCAATCATCTTAATCCTCTGGCTATTTTTTCCACTCTTCTGGTTCAGTTGGGCACTCGTTATTGGTGCCACAATTGGCATCGTATCAATCTTAATCCGTAAACGTCATCAACTCGCCTTTGTACCATGCTTAAGCATTGGGTACTGGGTTGTCGCCGTAATTTTCAACTGATCTGAGGACAGCGTGGCAAATATACCCATTTCTTCTAGCGTGGAATTTGGATGTGTGTCTCAGATTGATTCCCACTACGTGTCTGGAACCAGTCTGGACACCGTGATGGAAGACAAGCATTTGAAGCCACAGTGCGGTCTTCAAATGTTTGCGAAGCTTGGTTCGCTAACGCGGTAACCATCTTCACAAATCCATAATCAGTAACCAAACCCGTTACTGATTATGCCCACGGTGCGAGCTAAAGTCCAGCCTGTTTCCAGCCTCTTCGTTAGTTTGAGCAGGCAATCTGACTAATAATATGCCGTAATCCTTGTCGCTGCAAGTTTAGCGGTAATCAATAATTCCACGCTTATCTAGCGGAGTGACTGAAAATCACTTTGTGGCCGGCAGGCTTTACACCGAAATGGGACGTGACACCATGTGTCAGGTTTGTCGCTGAGGGTAGAGCCGACCGGGCCTTATTTGTCCAGCGTAGCTACAAATGTGAGCAGTCTTTTGGCTTTAGCCATTAGACTGCCAGCTATCCCGAATTGCCCAAGACAGACATTCAGCCTGGAAGGCTAATCTAATCGGGTTTTGATTAGATTCAGTTGTTTGTTGCAAACAAACTGCTGGAATGTTTTGCGTTGCCGTACCTCAGGCATAAGCAAGCAGCTTGGGCATGTGCTTCCATCTCGGTGCACAAAGTGATTTTCAGGCACGCAGTGGCATCATGCATCTCATCACATTTTATAAATTCCACGTCAGACAAAACAGCACCAAAAAAAGCCCGTCGCCAATAAAATGGCAACGAGCTTTTTAAATGTTTCAATATTACTTGGTTTCTTGTTCTGCCTTCATTTGTTCTTCAATGTCTGCAATTGAGTAGACACCTTCAGCAGTAGCAACTGGAGTACCAACAGTCTTAGATTGAATGTCACGGTATTGTTGCATACCAGTACCGGCAGGAATAATCTTACCGATAATAACATTTTCCTTAAGACCAACCAATGGATCATTCTTACCACGAATAGCGGCATCAGTAAGCACACGCGTAGTTTCTTGGAATGATGCGGCAGACAAGAAACTATTAGTTTCAAGTGAAGCCTTAGTAATCCCAAGAAGCACTGGACGTGCAGTTGCTGGAATACCTCCAGTGATAACTGTTTGTGCAACAGCATCACGGAAGTCGTTAATATCGATCAAGTTACCTGGCAACATGTCAGTATCACCTGGATCCATCACGCGAACCTTACGGAGCATTTGACGCGCCATAACTTCCACGTGCTTATCAGCAACTTCAACCCCTTGCATCCGGTAAACCTTTTGGATTTCACGCAAGATGTAGATTTCAGTAGAAAGAACATCACGAACTTGGATCAATTGCTTTGGATCAATTGAACCATCATTCAAAGCGTCACCACGGTGAATGTGATCACCTTCCGCAACACGTACACGAGCTGCCAATGGCAATGTGTAAGTACGCGTATCAGTTTCACCTTGAATAGTGATTTCCTTAGTACGTTCTGCTGGGTTTTCTTCGATTGATTCAACTGTACCAGTAACTTCAGTGATTTCGGCACGCCCCTTAGGGTTACGTGATTCAAAGATTTCTTGAACACGAGGAAGCCCTTGGGTAATATCGTTACCACCAGACACACCACCAGTGTGGAAGTTACGCATAGTCAATTGAGTACCAGGTTCACCGATTGATTGAGCGGCAACAGTACCAACTGCTTCACCAACTTCAACTTCGTCACCAGTAGCCATGTTACGTCCATAACAGTGTTCACAAACACCGTGCTTAGTGTTACAAGTGAATGCTGAACGGATAGTAACCTTTTCGATACCAGCTTCAACAATGGCCTTAGCCTTGTCTTCGTCGATCATTTGGTTAGAACGGATGATAACTTCGCCAGTTTCTGGGTTCTTGATAGTCTTCATTGCGTAACGGCCAAGGATACGGTCGTACAATGATTCGATGACTTCATTACCTTCCATAAATGCATATACGTCAAGTCCGCGGTCAGTTCCACAATCAACTTCACGAATAATAACATCTTGGGCC
This is a stretch of genomic DNA from Periweissella cryptocerci. It encodes these proteins:
- the rpsG gene encoding 30S ribosomal protein S7, yielding MPRKGYTKRAEVMPDPIYNSKLVSRLINRLMLDGKRGTASTILYSAFDQIKAATGNDPLEVFEEAMNNIMPVLEVKARRVGGSNYQVPIEVRPERRTTLGLRWLVTYSRLRGEHTMDERLAKEIMDAANNTGASVKKREDTHKMAEANRAFAHYRW
- the rpsL gene encoding 30S ribosomal protein S12, whose amino-acid sequence is MPTINQLVRSGRKSRTTKSSSPALNFGYNSQKKAQTNTPAPQKRGVATRVGTMTPKKPNSALRKYARVRLSNLFEVTAYIPGEGHNLQEHSVVLIRGGRVKDLPGVRYHIIRGALDTAGVDSRRQSRSKYGTKKPKK
- the fusA gene encoding elongation factor G; this encodes MANKREYPLDHTRNIGIMAHIDAGKTTTTERVLYYTGKIHKIGETHDGASQMDFMDQEKERGITIQSAATTAVWHGFHNQFAKNPYRVNIIDTPGHVDFTIEVERSLRVLDGAVAVLDGAAGVEPQTETVWRQATTYNVPRVVFVNKMDKLGADFQMSVDSLGERLEANAKAIQWPIGAEDDFEAVIDLLEMKAEYPVDELGEKWEARDVPEDMKELVEAKRAELIEAIADVDEGIMEKYLEGEEISIPELKAAIRKATLNLEFFPVIAGSAYKDKGVQMMLDAVVDYLPSPLDVKPYISTDPDTDEEVDLIADDDKPFAALAFKVMTDPFVGRLTFLRVYTGTLEAGSYVLNTTKGKRERVGRLLQMHATDRTEIPEVFSGDIAAAIGLKDTTTGDSLTAVDRPLILESMEFPEPVIELAVEPKTKADQDKMSNALQKLAEEDPSFRATTNPETGDTLIAGMGELHLDIIVDRMRREFNVEATVGAPQVAYREAFTKTVQARGFFKRQSGGKGQYGDVWIEFTPNETGAGFEFEDAVVGGVVPREYIGSVEQGLRESMSAGPLAGYPLVDVKAKLYDGSYHDVDSSEAAFKIAASLALREAAKTAGAVILEPIMAVDIVVPEDNLGDVMGHVSARRGLIEGQEARGKTLMLHAQVPLSEMFGYATTLRSSTQGRGTFQMKLDHYAAVPKNIQEEIIKKNGKNND